The genomic region AAGCATGATCGTGCGGTGGCCGTAGTCGAGCGCTTGGCGCATCGAATGGGTGACCATCATCGTCGTCAGCTTGCGCTCCGTGACGATCTTTTGGGTGAGGCTCATGACGAATTCCGCCATGCCCGGATCGAGTGCCGCGGTGTGCTCATCGAGAAGCAGAACTTCCGATCCGGCAAGTGTGGCCATCACCAGCGAGACGGCCTGCCTCTGGCCGCCTGACAGGAGATCCATGCGGTCGCCCAGGCGGTTCTCGAGGCCGAGATTGAGCTCGGCGATCCGCTCGCGGAAATGCTCGCGGCGTTTCGCGCCAAGTGCCGGCGTCAGACCGCGGCTTTCACCACGCCTGGCGGCAAGCGCCAGGTTCTCCTCGATCGAAAGCGCGCCGCAACTGCCGGCGAGCGGATCCTGGAACACGCGCGCAACGAGGCCGGCGCGCGCCGCTGTTCCCTTGCGGGTGACGTCCGCGTGCCCGATCGTCACCTCGCCTTCGCTCGGCAGGACGTCTCCGGCGAGCACGCCGAGCAGGGTCGATTTGCCGGCTCCGTTCGAGCCGATCACGGTGACGAAGGAACCCTGCTCGATCGTCAGGTTTACGCCGTTCAGCGCCTGCTTCTGCAAGGGTGTGCCCTTGCCGAAAACGACCTTGATGTTCTTGACGCTGATCATGCGGCACCTCCGCGACGCAGACGAGGAAGGACGAGCGCTACGGTGACGAGAGCCGCGGTCACGAAGTTGAGGTCCGAGGCCTGCAGACCGAGCATGTCCGTCGAGAGCGCGAGTTGGATGGCGATGCGGTAGAGGATCGAGCCGAGCACGCAGCCGGCGAGTGCGATCAGGATGCCGCGGGCGCCGAACAGCGTTTCGCCGATGATGACGGCCGCGAGCCCGACGACGATCGTGCCGACGCCCGAGGTCACGTCGGCAAAGCCGTTGGTCTGGGCGAAAAGCGCGCCGCCGAAGGCAACGAGCGCGTTGGAGATCGCCATGCCGAGATAGATCTGGCGGCTGGTATCGACCCCCTGGGCGCGGGCCATGCGGGCATTGGCGCCGGTCGCTCGCATGGCGAGGCCGGCGTCGCTCTCAAGAAAGCGCCAGACGATGAGGACGGCCACAAGCACAAGAATGCCGACGAAGAGCGGGCGAACGTAGAAGTCCCTGACGCCCAGCCCGTAGAATGGCGAAAGCATGGTGTCGGCATTGATCAGCGCGACGTTCGGTTTGCCCATGACGCGCAGGTTCACCGAGAAGAGCGCGATCATCGTCAGGATCGAGGCGAGTAGATTGAGAATGCGGAAGCGCACGTTGAGGAGCGCCGTGACGATGCCGGCGGCGGCACCGGCGACCATCGCGACGGCTGCGGCGAGCCACGGATTGACGCCCGCAATGATCAGGACCGCGGTGACCGCCGCGCCGAGCGGAAACGACCCGTCGACCGTCAGGTCAGGAAAGTCGAGCACGCGGAAGGCAAGGAAGACGCCGACGGCGACAAAGGCATAGACGAGCCCTAGTTCCACGGCTCCCCAAAAAGCGATTTGACTCAACGTCGCTAGTCCTTTTCTTCGATGTTCCGCGGGCTCACCGCAACGCACGCGAAAACTGCTGTTCCAATTTCAGGGCGATGGGCGGAATGCCGCGCGGGCTTTCTCATCTGCTCTATAAGCGAACCGCCCCCGTATGGAACGAGGGCGGCAAAAAGGCAACAATTCCGGTCCGGACGTATCGGGATTGTTACTCGATCGTGCGGGTTGCGCGCTTGACCACGCTTTCCGGCAGGGTCACACCCATCTTGGTGGCGGCAGCCTTGTTGATGACGAGGTCGGTGCCGGCGGCGACCTTGACCGCGATGTCGCCCGGGTTTTCACCCTTCAGAATACGAACGACGACGTCGCCGGTCTGCTTGCCGACGTCGTAGTAGTTGAAGCCGAGGGCCGCGACGGAGCCGCGGGAAACGGAATCGGTATCGGCGGTAAAGAGCGGCAGCTTGCTTTCCTCGGCCACGGCGACAGCACCTTCGAGCGCGGAGATGATCGTGTTGTCGGTCGGAACGTAGATCGCGTCGGCGCGGCCGACGAGGGCGCGGGCTGCACCCTGGACTTCGGCCGATTTCGTTGCGGCGGACTCGACCACGGTCAGGCCTGCCTTTTCGGCTTCGGCCTTGAGGGCAGCAAGCAGCGAGACGGAGTTCGCTTCACCGGAGTTGTAGAGATAGCCGATCGACTTGACGTTCGGCAGGATCTCCTTGATCAGCGCCACGTGCTCGGCAACCGGCGACATGTCGGAAAGACCGGTTACGTTGCCGCCGGGCTTTTCCATGTCCCTGACGAGCTGCGCGCCGAGCGGATCGGACACGGCGGTGAAGACCACGGGGATGTCGCGGGTCGAGGAAACCACCGCCTGCGCCGAGGGCGTGGAGATCGGCACGATGACGCTCGGCGCTTCGCCG from Sinorhizobium garamanticum harbors:
- a CDS encoding ABC transporter ATP-binding protein codes for the protein MISVKNIKVVFGKGTPLQKQALNGVNLTIEQGSFVTVIGSNGAGKSTLLGVLAGDVLPSEGEVTIGHADVTRKGTAARAGLVARVFQDPLAGSCGALSIEENLALAARRGESRGLTPALGAKRREHFRERIAELNLGLENRLGDRMDLLSGGQRQAVSLVMATLAGSEVLLLDEHTAALDPGMAEFVMSLTQKIVTERKLTTMMVTHSMRQALDYGHRTIMLHGGEIVLDVAGDSRKTLQVEDLIAMFRRIRGQTLDDDALLIG
- a CDS encoding ABC transporter permease, producing the protein MSQIAFWGAVELGLVYAFVAVGVFLAFRVLDFPDLTVDGSFPLGAAVTAVLIIAGVNPWLAAAVAMVAGAAAGIVTALLNVRFRILNLLASILTMIALFSVNLRVMGKPNVALINADTMLSPFYGLGVRDFYVRPLFVGILVLVAVLIVWRFLESDAGLAMRATGANARMARAQGVDTSRQIYLGMAISNALVAFGGALFAQTNGFADVTSGVGTIVVGLAAVIIGETLFGARGILIALAGCVLGSILYRIAIQLALSTDMLGLQASDLNFVTAALVTVALVLPRLRRGGAA
- a CDS encoding ABC transporter substrate-binding protein; this translates as MRPLLIALAATVALSLPARADEVTVAVTAIVEHPALDAARDGVKDALAAAGYKEGENLKFIYESAQGNPATAAQIARQFAGEAPSVIVPISTPSAQAVVSSTRDIPVVFTAVSDPLGAQLVRDMEKPGGNVTGLSDMSPVAEHVALIKEILPNVKSIGYLYNSGEANSVSLLAALKAEAEKAGLTVVESAATKSAEVQGAARALVGRADAIYVPTDNTIISALEGAVAVAEESKLPLFTADTDSVSRGSVAALGFNYYDVGKQTGDVVVRILKGENPGDIAVKVAAGTDLVINKAAATKMGVTLPESVVKRATRTIE